A genomic stretch from Quadrisphaera setariae includes:
- a CDS encoding ROK family protein, whose protein sequence is MRTVEPARQRDLRERNLATLLERVAASDPSAAPSRAGLAAVTGMSRATVSSLVDALLAGGLLEELPPPPRTGAGRPANGLRLSGSRVAALGVELGADHLVACVRDLTGAVRARASVPEIDRTGSPDLVLRASADLAADVLGQAAQEGLDVVGAAWAVPGLVDAVAGRLRLAPNLGWRDVPVLDLLREHPALAGLPLAVDNEAALAAVAELWNPGAHDDDARARPAPRSFLLVTGEVGIGGGVALDGRVLRGQRGWSGELGHVTVDPDGPRCGCGARGCLEAYAGQEALLARAGLPVRPRTSRGAVGGTPALLRAAAEVGHPGVLEALRDAGRALGVALSAAVNLLDVDAVVLGGSCAPLAPWLVEPLTAELEERVLRGRLLPVEVRVSATGADASVMGAAALVLQDVLDAPGALLTA, encoded by the coding sequence ATGCGCACCGTCGAGCCAGCGCGGCAGCGCGACCTGCGGGAGCGCAACCTCGCGACGCTCCTCGAGCGGGTCGCGGCCTCCGACCCGTCCGCCGCGCCGTCGCGCGCCGGCCTCGCTGCCGTGACCGGCATGTCCCGGGCCACGGTCTCCTCCCTCGTCGACGCGCTGCTCGCCGGGGGGCTGCTCGAGGAGCTGCCCCCGCCGCCCCGCACCGGCGCCGGGCGCCCCGCCAACGGGCTGCGGCTGTCGGGCTCGCGCGTGGCCGCCCTGGGCGTGGAGCTGGGGGCCGACCACCTCGTGGCCTGCGTGCGCGACCTCACCGGCGCCGTCCGCGCCCGCGCCTCCGTGCCGGAGATCGACAGGACCGGCAGTCCCGACCTCGTGCTGCGCGCCTCCGCGGACCTCGCCGCCGACGTCCTCGGGCAGGCGGCCCAGGAGGGCCTGGACGTGGTGGGGGCCGCGTGGGCGGTGCCCGGTCTGGTCGACGCGGTGGCGGGCCGGCTGCGGCTGGCGCCCAACCTCGGCTGGCGCGACGTGCCGGTGCTCGACCTCCTGCGCGAGCACCCGGCGCTGGCGGGACTGCCGCTCGCGGTGGACAACGAGGCGGCGCTCGCAGCCGTGGCCGAGCTCTGGAACCCCGGTGCCCACGACGACGACGCCCGCGCCCGTCCGGCCCCGCGCAGCTTCCTGCTGGTCACCGGGGAAGTGGGCATCGGTGGCGGAGTCGCCCTGGACGGCCGCGTGCTGCGCGGCCAGCGCGGCTGGAGCGGCGAGCTGGGCCACGTCACCGTCGACCCCGACGGGCCGCGCTGCGGCTGCGGGGCCCGCGGCTGCCTCGAGGCGTACGCCGGGCAGGAGGCGCTGCTCGCCCGCGCCGGGCTGCCGGTGCGCCCGCGGACCTCGCGCGGCGCGGTCGGCGGGACGCCCGCGCTGCTGCGGGCCGCCGCCGAGGTGGGCCACCCGGGCGTGCTGGAGGCGCTGCGGGACGCGGGCCGTGCTCTCGGGGTGGCCCTGTCCGCGGCGGTCAACCTGCTCGACGTCGACGCGGTGGTGCTCGGCGGCTCCTGCGCGCCGCTGGCGCCCTGGCTCGTGGAGCCCCTGACCGCGGAGCTGGAGGAGCGGGTGCTGCGGGGCCGGCTGCTGCCGGTGGAGGTGCGCGTCTCGGCCACCGGCGCTGACGCGTCCGTCATGGGGGCTGCGGCGCTGGTCCTGCAGGACGTGCTCGACGCACCGGGTGCCCTGCTGACGGCCTGA
- a CDS encoding Gfo/Idh/MocA family protein: protein MTTSTGGQQLRVAMVGHGFMGAAHSQAWRVAPHFFDLPLEVRRSVVVGRDAGRAAAAAAKFGWESSATDWREVIARDDVDLVDVVAPGDAHAEVAIAALEAGKHVLCEKPLGNTLAEAEAMNAAAEKAAASGAKAMVGFSYRRVPAVAFARQLVAEGAVGQVRQVRASYLQDWLSDASAPMTWRLDKELAGSGALGDIGAHAIDLVQHVLGTQIAQVSGLMHTFVTERPLSGGRGLSASSAGGAGDEVGKVTVDDAAMAMARTTEGALVSLEASRFATGRKNGLHLEVYGSDGAIVFDLEDMNVLDVYDAREGADRQGFKRVLVTEPEHPWMAGWWPAGHIIGYEHTFTHQVVDLVGDIAAGRQPTPSFAEGLQVQRVLDALERSAGEGSAWTPTSA from the coding sequence ATGACGACGAGCACCGGTGGGCAGCAGCTGCGGGTGGCGATGGTCGGGCACGGCTTCATGGGGGCCGCCCACAGCCAGGCGTGGCGGGTGGCGCCGCACTTCTTCGACCTGCCGCTGGAGGTCCGCCGCTCCGTGGTGGTCGGCCGTGACGCCGGCCGCGCCGCGGCCGCCGCGGCGAAGTTCGGCTGGGAGAGCTCGGCCACGGACTGGCGCGAGGTCATCGCCCGCGACGACGTCGACCTGGTCGACGTGGTGGCGCCCGGCGACGCCCACGCCGAGGTGGCCATCGCCGCCCTCGAGGCCGGCAAGCACGTGCTGTGCGAGAAGCCCCTCGGCAACACCCTCGCCGAGGCCGAGGCCATGAACGCCGCGGCCGAGAAGGCCGCGGCGTCCGGCGCGAAGGCCATGGTCGGGTTCAGCTACCGCCGCGTGCCGGCCGTCGCGTTCGCCCGCCAGCTGGTGGCCGAGGGCGCCGTGGGCCAGGTGCGCCAGGTCCGCGCCTCCTACCTGCAGGACTGGCTGTCCGACGCCAGCGCGCCGATGACGTGGCGCCTGGACAAGGAGCTCGCCGGGTCCGGCGCGCTGGGCGACATCGGCGCCCACGCCATCGACCTCGTGCAGCACGTCCTCGGCACGCAGATCGCTCAGGTCAGCGGTCTCATGCACACCTTCGTCACCGAGCGGCCGCTGTCCGGCGGCCGCGGCCTGTCGGCCAGCTCGGCCGGCGGCGCTGGCGACGAGGTCGGGAAGGTCACCGTGGACGACGCCGCGATGGCCATGGCCCGCACCACCGAGGGCGCCCTGGTGTCGCTGGAGGCCTCGCGCTTCGCCACGGGGCGCAAGAACGGCCTGCACCTGGAGGTCTACGGCTCCGACGGCGCCATCGTCTTCGACCTCGAGGACATGAACGTGCTCGACGTGTACGACGCCCGCGAGGGCGCGGACCGCCAGGGGTTCAAGCGCGTCCTCGTCACCGAGCCGGAGCACCCGTGGATGGCCGGGTGGTGGCCGGCGGGCCACATCATCGGCTACGAGCACACCTTCACCCACCAGGTGGTCGACCTGGTCGGCGACATCGCCGCCGGGCGCCAGCCCACGCCCTCCTTCGCCGAGGGCCTGCAGGTGCAGCGCGTCCTCGACGCCCTCGAGCGCAGCGCCGGCGAGGGCAGCGCCTGGACGCCGACCTCGGCGTGA
- a CDS encoding LacI family DNA-binding transcriptional regulator — MSSATGRAEARITIADVARQAGVSVPTVSKVLNGRGDVAPDTRDLVSGVIASTGYRPRRRQREQRLDAMLVELVITDLASAYALEVLAGAEDGASRAGAGLVVNAAHDHDGGDRSWLGALRARRPSGVVLVINRFGGGSAEDVASLGAPVVLLDPAGSSDPSLPTVGATNFAGGVTATEHLLSLGHRRIATITGVPFLLCSQERLEGYRAAMARAGVPTDETLVEQGDFTAVGGQRAATALLDRHDPPTAIFAGSDLMASGVYQEARRRGLRVPEDLSVVGFDDVSMCQYMSPPLTTVRQPLGEMAAESVRMVLEEVRARRDGVAPRPRTDSAAPHLQLATRLVLRESTAPPRSA; from the coding sequence ATGAGCAGCGCCACCGGCAGGGCCGAGGCCCGGATCACCATCGCCGACGTCGCGCGGCAGGCCGGCGTGTCGGTCCCCACCGTCTCCAAGGTCCTCAACGGCCGGGGCGACGTGGCCCCCGACACCCGCGACCTCGTCAGCGGCGTCATCGCCAGCACCGGTTACCGCCCCCGCCGCCGCCAGCGCGAGCAGCGGCTCGACGCCATGCTCGTCGAGCTGGTCATCACCGACCTCGCCAGCGCCTACGCCCTGGAGGTCCTCGCAGGAGCCGAGGACGGCGCCTCGCGGGCGGGCGCCGGCCTGGTGGTCAACGCCGCCCACGACCACGACGGCGGCGACAGGTCGTGGCTCGGCGCGCTGCGCGCCCGCCGGCCGTCCGGCGTCGTCCTGGTCATCAACCGCTTCGGCGGCGGCAGCGCCGAGGACGTCGCCAGCCTCGGCGCGCCCGTCGTCCTGCTCGACCCGGCGGGCAGCTCCGACCCCTCGCTGCCCACGGTGGGCGCCACGAACTTCGCCGGTGGCGTGACGGCCACCGAGCACCTGCTCTCCCTCGGGCACCGGCGCATCGCCACCATCACGGGGGTGCCGTTCCTCCTGTGCAGCCAGGAGCGCCTCGAGGGCTACCGGGCGGCGATGGCGCGCGCCGGCGTGCCGACGGACGAGACCCTCGTGGAGCAGGGCGACTTCACCGCGGTCGGCGGTCAGCGCGCGGCGACCGCCCTGCTGGACCGCCACGACCCGCCGACCGCGATCTTCGCCGGCTCGGACCTCATGGCCAGCGGCGTCTACCAGGAGGCGCGCCGCCGCGGGCTGCGCGTGCCGGAGGACCTCTCCGTGGTCGGCTTCGACGACGTCTCGATGTGCCAGTACATGTCCCCGCCGCTCACCACGGTGCGCCAGCCGCTCGGCGAGATGGCCGCGGAGAGCGTGCGGATGGTGCTCGAGGAGGTCAGGGCCCGGCGCGACGGCGTCGCCCCCCGGCCGCGCACGGACTCGGCGGCTCCCCACCTGCAGCTGGCCACCCGGCTGGTGCTGCGCGAGAGCACCGCTCCCCCGCGCTCGGCCTGA
- a CDS encoding extracellular solute-binding protein — protein sequence MLAMAPLAGAALSACGTSGPSGSGGGGGDGKASMWYLSGQPNEKIKGDNIATWNKANPDDTIAITYFQNDAYKTKIKTAIGAGQAPTIIYSWGGGTLASYAAASQVADLTDWFGQNPDVKNSVLASTYQAATVDGKIYAYPNENAALIIFYYNKKLFDQVGAQPPTTYAELQALVEKFKGAGIAPIALAGQSRWTSMMWLEYFFDRIGGPEVFQAIFDGTANAWSNPDAVKALQATQDLVKSGGFIKGFESITADSNADQALLYTDKAAMMLHGSWVYSGIKNDAADFVSAGNLGWFAFPAIEGGKGDVKNVAGNPAQYMSISSKASQEQQDIAKKYFADKENGIFCEAVIDAYIESGQVCVAAGIEDKIAQSKDKDFLGFCYDAIKNAPSFVQSWDQALSPTQAEALLSNIDQLFSLSITPEQFAQNMDATIGK from the coding sequence ATGCTGGCCATGGCCCCCCTCGCGGGTGCGGCGCTGTCGGCCTGCGGCACCTCCGGCCCGAGCGGCTCGGGCGGCGGCGGCGGTGACGGCAAGGCCTCGATGTGGTACCTGTCCGGCCAGCCCAACGAGAAGATCAAGGGCGACAACATCGCCACCTGGAACAAGGCGAACCCGGACGACACCATCGCCATCACGTACTTCCAGAACGACGCCTACAAGACCAAGATCAAGACCGCCATCGGCGCCGGTCAGGCCCCCACGATCATCTACAGCTGGGGTGGCGGCACCCTCGCCAGCTACGCGGCGGCCAGCCAGGTGGCCGACCTCACCGACTGGTTCGGCCAGAACCCCGACGTGAAGAACAGCGTGCTGGCCTCGACCTACCAGGCCGCCACGGTGGACGGGAAGATCTACGCCTACCCCAACGAGAACGCCGCGCTGATCATCTTCTACTACAACAAGAAGCTGTTCGACCAGGTCGGCGCCCAGCCCCCCACCACGTACGCCGAGCTGCAGGCCCTGGTGGAGAAGTTCAAGGGCGCGGGCATCGCCCCCATCGCCCTGGCCGGCCAGTCGCGCTGGACCTCGATGATGTGGCTGGAGTACTTCTTCGACCGCATCGGCGGCCCCGAGGTCTTCCAGGCCATCTTCGACGGCACCGCGAACGCGTGGTCCAACCCCGACGCCGTCAAGGCGCTCCAGGCCACGCAGGACCTGGTCAAGTCCGGCGGGTTCATCAAGGGCTTCGAGTCCATCACCGCTGACAGCAACGCCGACCAGGCCCTGCTGTACACGGACAAGGCCGCGATGATGCTCCACGGCTCGTGGGTCTACTCCGGCATCAAGAACGACGCCGCAGACTTCGTCTCCGCCGGCAACCTCGGCTGGTTCGCCTTCCCCGCCATCGAGGGCGGCAAGGGTGACGTCAAGAACGTCGCGGGCAACCCGGCGCAGTACATGTCGATCTCCTCCAAGGCCTCCCAGGAGCAGCAGGACATCGCCAAGAAGTACTTCGCCGACAAGGAGAACGGCATCTTCTGCGAGGCGGTCATCGACGCCTACATCGAGTCCGGCCAGGTCTGCGTCGCGGCCGGCATCGAGGACAAGATCGCCCAGTCCAAGGACAAGGACTTCCTGGGCTTCTGCTACGACGCGATCAAGAACGCGCCGAGCTTCGTGCAGTCCTGGGACCAGGCCCTCTCCCCGACCCAGGCCGAGGCGCTGCTGTCGAACATCGACCAGCTCTTCAGCCTGTCGATCACCCCCGAGCAGTTCGCCCAGAACATGGACGCCACGATCGGCAAGTGA
- a CDS encoding extracellular solute-binding protein — protein sequence MSSSTRSQALTSTTTGTVRATSRRQFLSMIALAPVAGSALAACGTSGPGSAGSGADAVATEWYLSGEPSESITTDAVNAFNEANPDQAIGLTFFQNDAYKTKIKTAIGAGQAPTIIYGWGGGTLGSYVQAGQVDDLTGWFDQNVAVRDRLFPSSFGPATVDGKLYALPNETVTPIVMYYNDELFEKVGASKPTTWDELVALVPVFREAGVAPLSLGGQSRWTSMMWLEYLFDRIGGDQVFADIAAAKPDAWNTPAALDALTKVQDLVRAGGFVDGFESVTADSNADQALLYTGRAAMMLHGAWCYGAMKNDAADFVTGGKLSFGPFPTVTGGAGDPSNAVGNPGQYMSVFSQASQEAKDAALAFFADGIMTDDVIQAYIDNGQVPIVTGIEDKLAASDDAEWLDFVYQLASKAAVFTQSWDQALSPSTAEALLTNIEQLFALSIDPQAFITTMNATLGQ from the coding sequence ATGAGCAGCAGCACCCGCTCGCAGGCCCTGACCTCAACCACCACCGGGACGGTCCGCGCGACCTCGCGGCGGCAGTTCCTCAGCATGATCGCGCTGGCCCCCGTCGCCGGGTCGGCCCTCGCGGCGTGCGGCACCTCCGGGCCGGGGAGCGCCGGCTCCGGCGCGGACGCGGTGGCCACCGAGTGGTACCTGTCCGGCGAGCCGTCGGAGAGCATCACCACCGACGCCGTCAACGCCTTCAACGAGGCCAACCCCGACCAGGCCATCGGGCTGACGTTCTTCCAGAACGACGCGTACAAGACGAAGATCAAGACGGCGATCGGCGCCGGCCAGGCGCCGACGATCATCTACGGCTGGGGCGGCGGCACGCTCGGCAGCTACGTCCAGGCCGGACAGGTCGACGACCTCACGGGCTGGTTCGACCAGAACGTCGCCGTGCGCGACCGGCTCTTCCCCTCGAGCTTCGGCCCGGCCACGGTCGACGGGAAGCTCTACGCGCTGCCCAACGAGACGGTCACGCCGATCGTCATGTACTACAACGACGAGCTCTTCGAGAAGGTCGGCGCCAGCAAGCCCACCACCTGGGACGAGCTGGTGGCCCTCGTGCCCGTCTTTCGCGAGGCGGGCGTCGCCCCGCTGAGCCTGGGCGGCCAGTCCCGCTGGACGTCGATGATGTGGCTCGAGTACCTGTTCGACCGCATCGGCGGCGACCAGGTCTTCGCCGACATCGCCGCCGCGAAGCCCGACGCGTGGAACACCCCCGCCGCGCTGGACGCGCTGACCAAGGTCCAGGACCTCGTGCGCGCCGGCGGCTTCGTCGACGGGTTTGAGTCCGTCACGGCCGACAGCAACGCCGACCAGGCGCTGCTGTACACGGGCCGCGCGGCGATGATGCTCCACGGCGCCTGGTGCTACGGCGCCATGAAGAACGACGCCGCCGACTTCGTGACCGGCGGGAAGCTCAGCTTCGGCCCCTTCCCGACCGTGACCGGCGGCGCGGGCGACCCGAGCAACGCCGTGGGCAACCCCGGCCAGTACATGTCGGTCTTCTCGCAGGCGAGCCAGGAGGCCAAGGACGCCGCCCTGGCGTTCTTCGCCGACGGGATCATGACCGACGACGTCATCCAGGCCTACATCGACAACGGCCAGGTGCCCATCGTCACCGGCATCGAGGACAAGCTCGCGGCCAGCGACGACGCGGAGTGGCTCGACTTCGTCTACCAGCTCGCGTCGAAGGCGGCCGTCTTCACGCAGTCGTGGGACCAGGCCCTCAGCCCCTCCACGGCGGAGGCGCTGCTCACCAACATCGAGCAGCTCTTCGCCCTGTCCATTGACCCGCAGGCGTTCATCACCACCATGAACGCCACGCTCGGCCAGTGA
- a CDS encoding carbohydrate ABC transporter permease translates to MSVSATTTRAPARSARPAGTSEHKSVKTGSVAWMALPALLFFLFFGGVPLVGVVLLSFTQWDGIGAISWLGIGNWTSVLADPVMWKAMGLTFGIMIFSWLVQTPLALLLGVFTAGTQRYRAFLAVLYFLPLLMSAAAISIAYKALLDPNFGLAASLGIPILVQNWLGSPTLVLFVVIFVLSWMYVPFHSLIYQGGVRQIPKTMYEAASIDGAGTVRQFFSITLPQLKYTIITSSTLMVVGSMTSFDLIFVLTGGGPGDATRVLALDMYLRGFRANQMGPASVIAVLIVLIGLALAQLLQRVGGKDKSSSQMEGM, encoded by the coding sequence ATGAGCGTCTCAGCGACGACGACGCGCGCGCCCGCGAGATCGGCGAGACCAGCCGGCACGAGCGAGCACAAGAGCGTCAAGACCGGATCCGTCGCGTGGATGGCGCTGCCCGCGCTGCTGTTCTTCCTCTTCTTCGGGGGCGTGCCGCTCGTCGGTGTCGTCCTGCTGAGCTTCACCCAGTGGGACGGCATCGGCGCGATCAGCTGGCTCGGCATCGGCAACTGGACCTCGGTGCTGGCCGACCCGGTGATGTGGAAGGCCATGGGCCTGACCTTCGGCATCATGATCTTCAGCTGGCTGGTGCAGACCCCGCTGGCGCTGCTGCTGGGGGTCTTCACCGCCGGCACGCAGCGCTACCGCGCGTTCCTGGCGGTGCTCTACTTCCTGCCGCTGCTCATGAGCGCCGCGGCCATCTCCATCGCCTACAAGGCGCTGCTGGACCCCAACTTCGGGCTGGCCGCCAGCCTCGGCATCCCGATCCTGGTGCAGAACTGGCTGGGCAGCCCCACGCTGGTGCTGTTCGTGGTCATCTTCGTGCTGAGCTGGATGTACGTGCCGTTCCACTCCCTGATCTACCAAGGCGGGGTGCGGCAGATCCCCAAGACGATGTACGAGGCGGCCAGCATCGACGGCGCCGGCACGGTGCGGCAGTTCTTCTCCATCACCCTGCCGCAGCTGAAGTACACGATCATCACCTCCTCCACCCTCATGGTGGTGGGCTCGATGACCTCCTTCGACCTCATCTTCGTCCTGACCGGCGGTGGCCCCGGTGACGCCACCCGCGTGCTGGCGCTGGACATGTACCTGCGCGGCTTCCGCGCCAACCAGATGGGCCCGGCGAGCGTGATCGCCGTCCTGATCGTGCTCATCGGCCTGGCCCTCGCGCAGCTCCTGCAGCGCGTCGGTGGCAAGGACAAGTCGAGCAGCCAGATGGAAGGCATGTGA
- a CDS encoding carbohydrate ABC transporter permease produces MAGIFGWGWLAIIIVPIYWIVITSLKPSSEYFTTNPLLPSTSPTLSAYQLVLENDFAMYFLNSAIVTLGTVIPAVLISFMAAFAIVRGSGRFLRYTNAFLLMGLAIPLQATIIPVYLMIIRLSLYDSLTALILPSIAFSIPLAVLVLSNFIRDVPNELFESMRLDGTSEWGTAWRLAFPLVRPAVATVSIYTGLQVWNGFLLPLVLTQSPDLRVLPLALWTFQGQYSVNVPAVLAAVVLSTLPILAFYIVGRRQLVSGLTAGFGK; encoded by the coding sequence ATGGCCGGGATCTTCGGCTGGGGGTGGCTGGCGATCATCATCGTGCCGATCTACTGGATCGTCATCACCAGCCTCAAGCCCTCCAGCGAGTACTTCACCACCAACCCGCTGCTGCCCTCGACGTCGCCGACGTTGAGCGCCTACCAGCTGGTGCTGGAGAACGACTTCGCCATGTACTTCCTCAACAGCGCCATCGTGACGCTGGGCACGGTGATCCCGGCGGTGCTCATCTCCTTCATGGCGGCGTTCGCCATCGTGCGCGGCTCGGGGCGCTTCCTGCGCTACACCAACGCCTTCCTGCTCATGGGCCTGGCGATCCCGCTGCAGGCGACGATCATCCCGGTGTACCTGATGATCATCCGGTTGTCGCTGTACGACTCCCTGACCGCGCTGATCCTGCCCAGCATCGCCTTCTCCATCCCGCTGGCGGTGCTGGTGCTGTCCAACTTCATCCGCGACGTGCCGAACGAGCTGTTCGAGTCGATGCGCCTGGACGGGACCAGTGAGTGGGGCACCGCGTGGCGCCTGGCGTTCCCGCTGGTGCGCCCGGCCGTCGCGACGGTGTCGATCTACACCGGTCTGCAGGTGTGGAACGGCTTCCTGCTGCCGCTGGTCCTGACCCAGAGCCCGGACCTGCGGGTGCTGCCGCTGGCGCTGTGGACCTTCCAGGGCCAGTACTCCGTCAACGTCCCCGCCGTCCTGGCGGCGGTCGTCCTGTCGACGCTGCCGATCCTGGCCTTCTACATCGTGGGCCGTCGTCAGCTGGTGTCCGGCCTCACCGCCGGCTTCGGAAAGTGA
- a CDS encoding ThuA domain-containing protein encodes MTSSSGAKRALVTRGGWDGHQPVEATELFIPFLREAGFDVRVEEGPSAYAEADYMAGLDLVVQSITMSTIEPDALKGLMAAVAAGTGFAGWHGGIADSFRNSSDYLQLVGGQFATHAALHPPHERKGEMDDNYVPHRVELTSAGREHPITSVLDDFDLVTEQYWILSDDLNDVLATTTTDTRDWEPWHRPVTCPAVWTRSWGEGRVFVATPGHRVDVLEDPNVRTLVERGLLWAGRSLETTSEETR; translated from the coding sequence TTGACCTCCTCCTCAGGCGCCAAGCGCGCCCTCGTCACCCGCGGCGGCTGGGACGGGCACCAGCCCGTCGAGGCCACCGAGCTGTTCATCCCGTTCCTGCGCGAGGCCGGCTTCGACGTCCGCGTGGAGGAGGGGCCGTCGGCGTACGCCGAGGCGGACTACATGGCAGGCCTCGACCTTGTGGTGCAGAGCATCACGATGTCGACGATCGAGCCCGACGCCCTGAAGGGGCTCATGGCTGCCGTCGCCGCCGGCACCGGCTTCGCGGGCTGGCACGGCGGGATCGCCGACTCCTTCCGCAACAGCTCGGACTACCTGCAGCTGGTGGGCGGTCAGTTCGCCACGCACGCGGCGCTGCACCCCCCGCACGAGCGCAAGGGCGAGATGGACGACAACTACGTCCCGCACCGCGTCGAGCTGACGTCGGCCGGGCGGGAGCACCCGATCACCTCGGTGCTGGACGACTTCGACCTCGTCACCGAGCAGTACTGGATCCTCTCGGACGACCTCAACGACGTCCTGGCCACCACGACCACGGACACCCGCGACTGGGAGCCGTGGCACCGCCCCGTCACCTGCCCCGCGGTGTGGACCCGCTCGTGGGGCGAGGGCCGCGTCTTCGTGGCGACGCCCGGCCACCGGGTGGACGTCCTCGAGGACCCGAACGTCCGCACGCTCGTGGAGCGGGGCCTGCTGTGGGCGGGCCGCTCCCTCGAGACGACCTCGGAGGAGACCCGATGA
- a CDS encoding Gfo/Idh/MocA family protein: MSKPLRVGVVGAGKISEQYSLNLARLPQLALTAVADLDTARAEALASAHEGARALPLQQLLEADDVDVVLNLTIPAAHAEVALAAIAAGKHVYGEKPLAATTAEGRAVLEAAAAAGVRVGCAPDTVLGTGVQTARAAVEAGLIGTPHAATATFVAPGHELWHPSPEFYYAPGGGPLLDMGPYYMTSLVHLLGPVSRVTGLASAPRSSRTVATGPKAGLEFEVTTPSHVTGLLQHRDGALTTVVMSFDVWGSRAPRLEVHGPKGSLSVPDPNYFEGSVELCSPDVAGLDQWGRAQWKELEPSAGYAGAGRGEGLADLALGLGSGTAHRASGEVALHVLDVMEQVLASAASGGAPVEVTSTCERPEPVAGLVDLTAQTASA, translated from the coding sequence ATGAGCAAGCCCCTGCGCGTCGGCGTCGTCGGCGCCGGCAAGATCAGCGAGCAGTACAGCCTCAACCTCGCCCGGCTGCCCCAGCTCGCGCTGACGGCCGTCGCCGACCTCGACACGGCGAGGGCGGAGGCGCTGGCCAGCGCCCACGAGGGCGCCCGCGCCCTGCCGCTCCAGCAGCTCCTGGAGGCCGACGACGTCGACGTCGTCCTCAACCTCACCATCCCCGCGGCCCACGCCGAGGTGGCGCTGGCCGCGATCGCCGCGGGCAAGCACGTCTACGGCGAGAAGCCCCTGGCCGCGACGACCGCCGAGGGGCGGGCCGTCCTCGAGGCGGCCGCCGCCGCCGGCGTGCGCGTCGGCTGCGCCCCCGACACGGTGCTCGGCACCGGGGTGCAGACGGCGCGCGCCGCCGTCGAGGCCGGGCTCATCGGCACCCCGCACGCCGCCACCGCCACGTTCGTGGCGCCCGGGCACGAGCTGTGGCACCCCTCGCCGGAGTTCTACTACGCGCCCGGCGGCGGCCCGCTGCTCGACATGGGCCCGTACTACATGACCTCCCTGGTGCACCTGCTCGGCCCGGTGTCGCGCGTGACCGGGCTGGCGTCGGCGCCGCGCTCGAGCCGGACGGTGGCCACCGGTCCCAAGGCCGGGCTGGAGTTCGAGGTGACGACGCCGAGCCACGTCACGGGGCTGCTGCAGCACCGCGACGGGGCGCTGACCACCGTGGTGATGAGCTTCGACGTGTGGGGCTCGCGGGCGCCGCGCCTCGAGGTCCACGGGCCGAAGGGCTCGCTGTCGGTGCCGGACCCCAACTACTTCGAGGGCTCCGTGGAGCTGTGCAGCCCCGACGTCGCCGGGCTCGACCAGTGGGGCCGCGCCCAGTGGAAGGAGCTCGAGCCGAGCGCCGGGTACGCCGGCGCCGGCCGCGGCGAGGGCCTCGCCGACCTCGCCCTGGGGCTGGGGTCGGGCACGGCGCACCGCGCCTCGGGGGAGGTGGCGCTGCACGTGCTCGACGTCATGGAGCAGGTGCTCGCCTCCGCGGCCTCCGGTGGCGCTCCGGTGGAGGTCACCTCCACGTGCGAGCGTCCCGAGCCCGTCGCCGGGCTCGTCGACCTGACGGCGCAGACCGCCTCCGCCTGA